One part of the Cucurbita pepo subsp. pepo cultivar mu-cu-16 unplaced genomic scaffold, ASM280686v2 Cp4.1_scaffold000170, whole genome shotgun sequence genome encodes these proteins:
- the LOC111784185 gene encoding uncharacterized protein LOC111784185, which yields MSLKTAKEIWNYLKIEYEGDERIHGMKVLNLIRDFELQKMKESESMKEYSNRLLSIANKVRLLGYVLNDSRIVEKLLVTVPEKFEATITTLENIKDLSKISLTVLLNTLQAQEQRRSMR from the coding sequence atgtccctcaaaacagcaaaagaaATCTGGAATTACCTCAAGAttgaatatgaaggagatgagaggattcATGGGATGAAAGTCctgaatttgattagggattttgagttgcagaagatgaaggagtctgAGTCGATGAAAGAGTACTCTAACAGACTTCTCAGCATCgccaacaaggtgagattgcttggttaTGTGTTAAATGATTCCAGGATCGTTGAAAAGTTGCTGGTCACTGttccagagaagtttgaagccaccattactactctgGAGAACATCAAAGACctgtcaaagatttctcttacagTGCTCTTGAATActttacaagcacaagagcaAAGGAGGTCTATGAGGTAA
- the LOC111784197 gene encoding cinnamoyl-CoA reductase 2-like: MTLPAVVASAQTVCVTGAGGFIASWLVKLLLQKGYTVRGTVRNPDDPKNAHLKELDGAEEKLKLYGADLLDFESLKAAIIGCDGVFHTASAVTDDPEKVEETIIGTKNVILAAAEAKVRRIVFTSSIGTVYMNPNRSPDMIVDESCWSDLDFCKNTENWYCYAKTVAEQTAWAMAAEKGVDLVVLNPTLVLGPLLQATINASVAHIMKYLTGAVKTYVNAFQGYVHVKDVAKSHVLLYETPSAFGRYICVETMLHRQELVEILAKFFPEYPIPTKCSDEVNPRKKPYKYSVKKLEELGMEFIPVKQCIYETVKSLQEKGHLLLPTHS; the protein is encoded by the exons ATGACCCTCCCCGCCGTCGTAGCTTCCGCCCAAACTGTTTGTGTCACCGGCGCCGGTGGCTTCATTGCCTCTTGGCTCGTGAAGCTTCTTCTCCAAAAGGGTTACACTGTTAGAGGCACAGTAAGAAACCCAG ATGATCCGAAGAATGCTCATTTGAAAGAGTTGGATGGAGCTGAGGAAAAGCTGAAGTTGTATGGTGCTgatcttcttgattttgagAGCCTTAAAGCCGCCATTATCGGTTGCGATGGTGTCTTCCACACGGCGTCTGCGGTGACCGATGACCCA GAAAAAGTGGAGGAGACAATAATTGGGACAAAGAATGTTATATTGGCAGCAGCGGAGGCTAAGGTCCGGCGAATAGTGTTCACATCATCCATCGGAACGGTATACATGAACCCTAATAGAAGCCCCGACATGATAGTTGATGAGTCTTGTTGGAGTGACCTTGACTTTTGTAAAAATACAGAG AACTGGTATTGTTATGCAAAGACAGTTGCAGAGCAAACAGCATGGGCAATGGCGGCGGAGAAAGGGGTGGATCTAGTAGTGTTGAATCCCACGTTGGTACTTGGACCATTATTACAAGCAACAATAAATGCAAGTGTAGCTCATATAATGAAGTACTTGACTGGTGCTGTCAAGACATACGTGAATGCCTTTCAAG GTTATGTTCATGTTAAGGATGTTGCCAAATCTCATGTCTTGTTGTATGAGACTCCTTCTGCTTTTGGTCGATACATTTGTGTTGAAACTATGCTTCATCGACAAGAGTTAGTTGAAATTTTGGCTAAGTTCTTCCCCGAGTATCCAATTCCTACCAa GTGCTCGGACGAGGTGAACCCTAGAAAGAAGCCTTACAAATATAGCGTCAAAAAGCTGGAGGAGTTGGGCATGGAGTTCATACCTGTGAAGCAATGCATCTACGAAACTGTGAAGAGCCTTCAAGAGAAGGGTCATCTTCTATTACCAACCCATTCTTAA